One window of the Magnolia sinica isolate HGM2019 chromosome 19, MsV1, whole genome shotgun sequence genome contains the following:
- the LOC131235260 gene encoding uncharacterized protein LOC131235260, with product MAPGGRSRHSRTGSTPSTSDVTETTSPSHVASQASDPSVAHTPDIASSSTSRRGHGPTRGLVLERLTHEGRVTVEFPQDCLRPIGDNARLFTSEVGVLCLSLIPTTTPCWADVTDDVRQLIR from the exons atggcaccaggtgggagatcaCGTCATTcacgcactggatctaccccttccaccAGTGATGTAACGGAGACAAcatcgccgtcacatgttgcatcacaggcatctgatccctcagtcgcgcATACACCGGACATTGcgt catcgtcgaccagccgacgaggacatggacccacgcgtgggttagttttagagcgacttacgcatGAGGGTAGGGTGACAGTAGAGTTTCCACAGGACTGTCTTAGACCTATTGGGGACAATGCCAggttgtttacgtcggaggtcggtgtcttatgcctGTCTTTGATACCCACCACCACCCCCTGTTGggcagacgtgacagatgatgtgcgacaGCTCATCCGTTAG